The following are encoded together in the Triticum dicoccoides isolate Atlit2015 ecotype Zavitan chromosome 6B, WEW_v2.0, whole genome shotgun sequence genome:
- the LOC119324722 gene encoding uncharacterized protein LOC119324722 — protein sequence MLRLHKHILAHLLSSPATSPVSHLHRLISAAAPAISSSTGFAVEEYLVSTCGLTRPQALKACPKLSHLKSPSKPDAVLALLAGLGLSAADIASLVARDPRFLCAKVEKTLGPVVAGLAGVGLSPSEVTRLVSLSPHSFRSRSIVSKLHYCLPLFGSSENLLQALKRSSSLLSSDLDGVVKPNVALLRECGLGACDIAKLCSNQPGLLTINPERFKGLVACAEKIGVPRGSGLFRHALHAIAFDSEETITARVEHLKTTFMWTDGEVGIAVSRFPLMLSRSKESLQRRSEFLISEVGLEPAFVAHRPVMLGHSLEGRLRPRYYAVKFLKENGLLKRDPNYSTVFKMSEKVFRKKFIFPHKEAALHLAEDYDAACKGEVPTNFRFT from the coding sequence ATGCTCCGCCTCCACAAGCATATCCTCGCCCATCTCCTCTCTTCTCCAGCCACCTCTCCCGTATCCCATCTCCACCGCCTcatctccgccgccgcgcccgccatcTCCTCAAGCACCGGCTTCGCCGTGGAGGAGTACCTCGTCTCCACCTGCGGCCTCACCCGACCCCAGGCCCTCAAGGCCTGCCCCAAGCTCTCCCACCTCAAATCCCCATCCAAGCCCGACGCCGTCCTcgccctcctcgccggcctcggcctCTCCGCCGCCGACATCGCCTCTCTCGTCGCCAGGGACCCGCGGTTCCTCTGCGCCAAAGTGGAGAAAACCCTGGGCCCCGTCGTCGCGGGGCTCGCCGGCGTCGGTCTCTCGCCTTCGGAGGTCACACGCCTCGTCTCGCTCTCCCCTCACAGCTTCCGCTCTAGATCCATCGTGTCCAAGCTGCACTACTGCTTGCCTCTCTTTGGGTCCTCTGAGAACCTCCTCCAGGCCCTCAAGAGGAGCTCCTCCCTTCTTTCGTCTGACCTCGACGGCGTGGTCAAGCCCAACGTCGCGTTGCTGCGGGAGTGCGGGCTAGGTGCTTGTGATATTGCCAAGCTATGCAGCAATCAACCAGGTTTGCTCACCATCAATCCAGAGCGCTTCAAGGGACTCGTGGCATGCGCCGAAAAGATAGGTGTGCCCCGTGGTTCTGGGTTGTTTAGGCACGCGCTGCATGCTATTGCATTCGATAGCGAGGAGACCATCACAGCCAGAGTGGAGCACTTGAAGACCACGTTCATGTGGACGGATGGCGAGGTGGGAATTGCTGTTTCTAGGTTCCCATTGATGCTGTCGAGGTCCAAAGAATCACTGCAGCGTAGGTCTGAGTTCCTCATCTCTGAGGTGGGCTTGGAACCGGCGTTCGTTGCTCATCGACCCGTAATGCTCGGTCACAGTCTAGAGGGCCGGCTCAGGCCCCGGTACTATGCTGTGAAGTTTCTCAAGGAAAATGGATTGCTCAAGCGTGACCCAAACTACAGTACCGTTTTCAAGATGAGTGAGAAGGTATTCAGGAAGAAGTTCATATTCCCTCACAAGGAGGCTGCGCTGCACCTCGCAGAAGACTATGATGCCGCTTGCAAGGGGGAAGTGCCGACTAATTTCAGATTCACATAA